The Tenrec ecaudatus isolate mTenEca1 chromosome 7, mTenEca1.hap1, whole genome shotgun sequence genome window below encodes:
- the RING1 gene encoding E3 ubiquitin-protein ligase RING1 codes for MTTPANAQNASKTWELSLYELHRTPQEAIMDGTEIAVSPRSLHSELMCPICLDMLKNTMTTKECLHRFCSDCIVTALRSGNKECPTCRKKLVSKRSLRPDPNFDALISKIYPSREEYEAHQDRVLIRLSRLHNQQALSSSIEEGLRMQAMHRAQRVRRQIPGSDQTTTMSGGEGEPGEGEGDGEDVSSDSAPDSTPGPAPKRPRGGGAGGSSVGTGGGCTGGVGGGAGSEDSGDRGGTLGGGTLGPPSPPGAPSPPEPGGEIELVFRPHPLLVEKGEYCQTRYVKTTGNATVDHLSKYLALRIALERRQQQEAGEPGGPGGGAPDAGGPDGGGGEGGGAGGADGPEEPTLPSLEGVSEKQYTIYIAPGGGAFTTLNGSLTLELVNEKFWKVSRPLELCYAPTKDPK; via the exons ATGACGACGCCCGCGAATGCCCAGAATGCCAGCAAAACGTGGGAACTGAGTCTGTACGAGCTGCACCGGACACCGCAG GAAGCCATCATGGATGGCACAGAGATTGCCGTCTCGCCCCGGTCGCTGCACTCGGAGCTCATGTGCCCCATCTGCCTGGACATGCTAAAGAACACAATGACCACCAAGGAGTGTCTCCACCGATTCTGCTCCGACTGCATCGTCACAGCCCTGAGGAGCGG GAACAAGGAGTGTCCCACCTGTCGCAAGAAGCTGGTATCCAAGCGGTCCCTGCGGCCAGACCCCAACTTCGATGCCCTCATTTCTAAGATCTATCCCAGCCGGGAGGAATACGAGGCCCACCAAGACCGGGTGCTCATCCGCCTGAGCcgcctgcacaaccagcaggcactgAGCTCCAGCATCGAGGAGGGGCTGCGCATGCAGGCCATGCACAG GGCCCAGCGTGTGCGGAGGCAGATCCCGGGGTCGGATCAGACCACCACGATGAGTGGGGGGGAAGGAGAGCCTGGCGAAGGAGAAGGGGACGGAGAGGACGTGAGCTCAGACTCCGCTCCCGACTCCACCCCTGGCCCTGCTCCCAAGCGACCCCGCGGAGGGGGCGCAGGGGGGAGCAGTGTAGGGACTGGGGGAGGCTGCACGGGAGGGGTCGGTGGGGGTGCTGGGTCTGAGGACTCTGGCGACCGGGGAGGGACTCTGGGAGGCGgcaccctggggcccccaagccctcccGGGGCCCCCAGCCCCCCGGAGCCCGGAGGAGAAATCGAGCTCGTGTTCCGGCCCCACCCCCTGCTCGTGGAGAAGGGCGAATACTGCCAGACTAG GTATGTGAAGACCACCGGTAATGCCACCGTCGACCATCTCTCCAAGTACTTGGCGCTGCGCATCGCCCTGGAGCGGAGGCAGCAGCAAGAGGCAGGGGAGCCAGGAGGGCCTGGAGGGGGTGCCCCGGATGCTGGAGGACCTGatgggggcggtggggagggtgggggtgccgGAGGAGCTGACGGCCCCGAGGAGCCCACCTTGCCCAGCCTGGAGGGCGTCAGCGAGAAGCAGTACACCATCTACATTGCCCCAGGGGGCGGAGCTTTCACG aCGCTGAACGGCTCACTGACCCTGGAGCTCGTGAATGAGAAGTTCTGGAAGGTGTCCCGGCCACTGGAGCTTTGCTACGCCCCCACCAAGGACCCAAAGTGA